The genomic region TCACTATCCGGGCCCCCCCAAAGGAGAGCGCAGGCTCCTCAGGGGATGAGAGCAAGAAGAGAGGAAGGTCCAGCCGCCCCAGACCGGCCTGGCCGCAGAGCATTGCTCCCCAACGGTGGCAGAGCATGGGTTAAATGTCTCAACTCACAGTCCAGTCATCGTCTCTGCACAGAAGTCCGTGTGCCCCCCGCATCAGCAGCACAGCACAGGGGGCAGAGGATGGTGGAGGAGGGCACAGCATGGCAGGCGAGGGCAGCAGATTCACACCTCACACAGTACAACCGGGAAATCCACATGGATACACGGGTGATCCAACCTGATGGTGCCCTGTGTGGAGGCAAAACTGAGCGTTACTGCTGtgcggctgataacagagagcaatagattgtatccccccctgtgcagtctcctctccccgggatgtaatggctgataacagagagtaatagattgtatccccccctgtacagtctcctccccccggggtgtaatggctgataacagagagtaatagattgtatcccccctgtacagtctcctctccccgggatgtaatggctgataacagagagtaatagattgtatccccccctgtacagtctcctctccccgggatgtaatggctgataacagagagtaatagattgtatccccccctgtacagtctcctctccccgggatgtaatggctgataacagagagtaatagattgtatccccccctgtacagtctcctctccccgggatgtaatggctgataacagagagtaatagattgtatccccccctgtacagtctcctctccccgggatgtaatggctgataacagagagtaatagattgtatccccccctgtacagtctcctctccccggggtgtaatggctgataacagagagtaatagattgtatcccccctgtacagtctcctctccccgggatgtaatggctgataacagagagtaatagattgtatcccccctgtacagtctcctctccccggggtgtaatggctgataacagagagtaatagattgtatccccctgtacagtctcctctccccggggtgtaatggctgataacagagagtaatagattgtatccccccctgtacagtctcctctccccggggtgtaatggctgataacagagagtaatagattgtatcccccctgtacagtctcctctccccggggtgtaatggctgataacagagagtaatagattgtatcccccctgtacagtctcctctccccggggtgtaatggctgataacagagagtaatagattgtatcccccccctgtacagtctcctctccccgggatgtaatggctgataacagagagtaatagattgtatccccccctgtacagtctcctctccccggggtgtaatggctgataacagagagtaatagattgtatccccccctgtacagtctcctctccccaggatgtaatggctgataacagagagtaatagattgtatccccccctgtacagtctcctctccccggggtgtaatggctgataacagagagtaatagattgtatcctccctgtacagtctcctccccccgggatgtaatggctgataacagagagtaatagattgtatccccccctgtacagtctcctctccccgggatgtaatggctgataacagagagtaatagattgtatcccccccctgtacagtctcctctccccggggtgtaatggctgataacagagagtaatagattgtatcccccccctgtacagtctcctctccccggggtgtaatggctgataacagagagtaatagattgtatcccccccccccctgtacagtctcctctccccggggtgtaatggctgataacagagagtaatagattgtatccccctgtacagtctcctctccccggggtgtaatggctgataacagagagtaatagattgtatcccctacTTACCTGGGGCCGGAGGTTCTTGTGGATCCGCTTCAGCTTTGCGCGTTTGCGTCCGTTCTTCGTGATTATCGTTTCCTCGTAGAATTCGTGTGCCAGGTCCCCATCCTCATCAAAATACATGGAGCTGCGGGAGAGGAAGGGTTAATGACAGGATAAGGAGGAGGAGCCAATGATGGAGGAAACAATTACAGTGACAGAAGTGGCAGTAAGTCTCGGGGTGTAACAATCTTCTTCCTGTAGGTGGCGCTGCGCCCGG from Engystomops pustulosus chromosome 10, aEngPut4.maternal, whole genome shotgun sequence harbors:
- the TUSC2 gene encoding tumor suppressor candidate 2; the encoded protein is MGGSGSRARGLWPFSSQGAESPGSGSEQSVARVRKATPFIFTRRGSMYFDEDGDLAHEFYEETIITKNGRKRAKLKRIHKNLRPQGTIRLDHPCIHVDFPVVLCEV